The genome window GGCTGTCTCACCGACCGGCTGGGCCGCAGGCGGAACATCTGGCTCTTCGCGGTGCTCTCGGCGCTGTGCGTCCTGGCGTACGCGAACATCCCGAGCGGCGCCGGCACCCTGCTCCTCGTCCTCGGCTTCCCGCTCGGGTTCTGCATGTCGGCGATCTTCAGCGGCTTCGGCTCGTTCCTGAGCGAGCTGTACCCGTCGGCCGTCCGGGGCACCGGGCAGGGCTTCACGTACAACACCGGGCGCGCGGTGGGCGCGATCTTCCCCACCACGGTGGGCTTCCTGGCCGACAGCTGGGGTGTGGGCGGCGCGCTGGTCTTCGGCGCGCTCGGCTACGGCCTGGCGGCGGTGGCCCTGCTCGGCCTCCCGGAGACACGCGGAAAGGAACTCGTGTGAACCACGTGACCGCCCCGGACCGTCCCTCGGCCCCTGCCCCGCAGGGCCACCCGTCGGACCGCCCCGTGACCCTCGTCGACCCGCACGCGCACGCGTGGACCCCCGCCCAGGCCCGCGCCCGGTTCCGTTCGGGCGTCGCGGGACCCACCGCCGGGGTCGCCGCCGGGCACACCCAGGCGAACCTGATCTCGGTGCCCGCCGACTGGGCCTACGACATGCTGCTGTTCTGCCAGCGCAACCCCAAGCCGTGTCCCGTGCTCGACGTCACGGACGCGGGCGCGTGGACGACCCCGCTCGCGGAGGGCGCGGACCTGCGCACCGACCTCCCGCGCTACCGGGTGTGGGAGGACGGCGAGTTGACGGCAGAGCCGACGGACGTGACGGACGTCTGGCGGGAGGACCTGGTGTCGTTCCTGATCGGGTGCAGCTTCACCTTCGAGTCGGCGCTGACCGGGGCGGGCGTCCCGATGCGCCACATCGAGCAGGGCCGCAACGTCTCCATGTACGTCACCGCGCGCGCGTGCCGGCCCGCCGGGCGGGTGCGCGGCCCGATGGTGGTGTCGATGCGTCCGGTGCCGCCCGAGCATCTGGCCGCCGCGATCCGGGAGAGCAGCCTGCTCCCGGCCGTGCACGGCGGCCCGGTGCACTGCGGTGAGGCGGCGGGCCTCGGCATCGCGGACCTGTCCCGCCCGGACTTCGGCGACCCGGTGGACGCCGAGCCGGACGACATCCCGGTGTTCTGGGCCTGCGGGGTGACACCCCAGGCCGCGGTGATGGCCTCGCGCCCGCCGTTCGCGATCACCCACGCACCGGGACAGATGTTCCTGACCGACGCCCGCGACGAGCAGTACCGCGTGCTCTGACAGGCGGTCCCGCGGGACCGGACGGACCGCGGGACCGGACGGACCGCGGGACCGGACGGACAAGCAGGAGAATGGGATTCATGAGCTCCCTCCACGGCTCCATCGATCTGAACGCCGACCTCGGCGAGGGCTTCGGCCGCTGGACGCTGACCGACGACGAGCGGCTGCTGTCGGTCGTCACCAGCGCCAATGTGGCCTGCGGCTTCCACGCCGGGGACCCGGTCACGATGCGGCGCGTCTGCGAGCTGGCGGCCGAGCGCGGTGTACGGATCGGGGCCCAGGTCTCGTACCGCGATCTGGCGGGCTTCGGGCGGCGCGCGATGGACGTGCCGCCCGCCGAACTGGCGGCCGAGGTGGCCTACCAGATCGGCGCCCTGGAGGTCTTCGCGCGCGCGGCGGGCACGCGCGTGTCGTACGTGAAGCCGCACGGCGCGCTCTACAACCGGGTCGTGCACGACGGGGAGCAGGCGGCGGCGGTGGTCGACGGGGTGCTCCTCGCCGACGCCACGCTGCCCGTCCTCGGTCTGCCCGGTTCGCGTTTCCTGGAGGTGGCGCAGGCGGCCGGGCTGCCCGCCGTCACCGAGGCGTTCGCGGACCGCGCGTACACGGACGAGGGCACCCTGGTGCCGCGCGGCCGGGAGGGCGCCGTGATCACGGACGCCGACGCGGTGGTGGCACGGTCGGTGAGCCTCGCCGCCGAAGGCACGGTCACGTCCCACTCCGGCACCCGCATCCCCGTCCGGGCCCGCTCCCTGTGTCTGCACGGCGACACCCCGGGCGCGGTGGAACTGGCCCGGCGGGTGCGGGCGGAGCTGACGGCGGCGGGCACGCGCGTGGAGGCGTTCTCATGAGGGCGCTGCCGGTCGGCGACCGCGCCCTGCTGATCGAGGTGGGCACGGGCGAGGAGGCCGAGGCCCTGCACGCCGAACTGCTGCGCCGCCGCGCCACGGGCGAGCTCACGGCGGCCGAGATCGTCCCCGCCGCCCGTACGGTCCTGCTGGACGGCCTGGACGCCCCGTCCCGCCTCGCCGAGCGCCTCGCCCACTGGGACATCCCGCCCGTCCCCCCGCGCGCGGAGGACGTCGTCGAGATCGCCGTACGGTACGACGGCCCCGATCTGCCGGACGTCGCCGCCCACTGGGGTGTCGACGAGGCCGAGGTGGCCCGGATCCACGCGGCGGCCGAGTACCGCGTGGCCTTCTGCGGATTCGCCCCCGGGTTCGGCTATCTCACCGGGCTGCCCCGCGAGGTCCCGCGCCGGGCGACCCCGCGCACGGCCGTCCCGGCGGGTTCGGTCGCCCTGGCCGGTCCGTACACGGGTGTGTATCCGCGCTCCTCCCCGGGCGGCTGGCAGCTGATCGGTACGACGGACGCGGTGCTGTGGGACCACGCGCGCGTGCCGGCCGCTCTGCTGGCGCCGGGCACCCGGGTCCGCTTCAAGCCCCTGGAGACCCCGTGACCGACCGTGCCCTCGTGGTGGTGCGCGCCGGAGCCCTGACCACCGTCCAGGACCGGGGCCGCCCCGGCCACGCCCACCTGGGCGTACCGCGCTCGGGGGCGCTGGACGCGCGGGCGGCGGATTTGACCAATCGTTTGGTGGGCAATCCGCCGGAGGCCGCCGTCCTGGAGACCACCCTCAGCGGCTGCTCCGTCCGGCCCCGCTCGACGGTCACCGTGGCGGTCGCGGGCGCCCCCTGCCCGGTCACCGTGGACGGCCGCCCGGCCGCCTGGGGAGCACCGGTACGGGTGCCCGGCGGGGCGCTCCTCGACATCGGCGCGGCCCGCTCCGGCGTACGCGGCTATGTGGCCTTCTCCGGCGGGGTGACCGTGGAACCGGTGCTCGGCAGCCGCTCCACCGATCTGCTGTCCGGCCTCGGCCCGCCGCCGCTGGCCAACGGCACGGTGCTCCCGCTCGGCCGCCCGGCGGGGCCCCCCGCGCGCGTGGACGTCGTCCCGCACCCGGCGCCGCCCTCGGAGCTGGTGCTGCGGGTCACTCTGGGCCCGCGCGACGACTGGTTCACGGACGCGGCGCTGCGCACCCTCACCCGGTACCCCTACGCCGTCTCCTCGGCGAGCAACCGCATCGGGCTGCGTACGGAGGGGCCCGCCCTGGAGCGCTCCCGGGCGGGCGAACTCCCCAGCGAGGGCATGGTGCTGGGCGCCGTCCAGGTGCCGCCGGACGGCCGCCCGGTCGTCTTCCTCGCCGACCATCCCACCACCGGCGGCTATCCGGTGATCGCGGTGGTCCACCCGGCGGATCTGCCCGGCGCCGCCCAGGCCGCGCCGGGCACACCGCTGCGGTTCGTCGCCGTACGGCACCGCCGCTGACCGGCGCCGTCGACCCGCCGCCGCCTCACGCCACCTCCGGCCGCTGCTCGGGGACGGACAGTGCCGCCAGGGCCGCCGCCACCGCGTGGGAGGCGGACAGGTCGAGCCGGGCGCTGGTGCCGCGGGCCTTGTGGCGCACCTCGGCGGCGGCGAGGGTGAGGAGCTGCGGCAGCAGGTCGGTGCAGCGCCGGGCGACCCAGCCGGTCCCGGCGGTGGCCAGCCACCAGACGCTGGCGCGGCGGGTGGGCGCCGCGAACTCGGGCTCGGCGGACGGCGCGCGGCCATGGGCGATACCCGCCTCGGTGAGCAGGGCGTGGAAGCGGACGGCGAGTTGCCGGTGCCCCCGTTCGCCGGGGTGCAGCCGGTCCGCGCTCCA of Streptomyces phaeolivaceus contains these proteins:
- a CDS encoding LamB/YcsF family protein; the protein is MGFMSSLHGSIDLNADLGEGFGRWTLTDDERLLSVVTSANVACGFHAGDPVTMRRVCELAAERGVRIGAQVSYRDLAGFGRRAMDVPPAELAAEVAYQIGALEVFARAAGTRVSYVKPHGALYNRVVHDGEQAAAVVDGVLLADATLPVLGLPGSRFLEVAQAAGLPAVTEAFADRAYTDEGTLVPRGREGAVITDADAVVARSVSLAAEGTVTSHSGTRIPVRARSLCLHGDTPGAVELARRVRAELTAAGTRVEAFS
- a CDS encoding 5-oxoprolinase subunit B family protein — protein: MRALPVGDRALLIEVGTGEEAEALHAELLRRRATGELTAAEIVPAARTVLLDGLDAPSRLAERLAHWDIPPVPPRAEDVVEIAVRYDGPDLPDVAAHWGVDEAEVARIHAAAEYRVAFCGFAPGFGYLTGLPREVPRRATPRTAVPAGSVALAGPYTGVYPRSSPGGWQLIGTTDAVLWDHARVPAALLAPGTRVRFKPLETP
- a CDS encoding 5-oxoprolinase subunit C family protein, with amino-acid sequence MTDRALVVVRAGALTTVQDRGRPGHAHLGVPRSGALDARAADLTNRLVGNPPEAAVLETTLSGCSVRPRSTVTVAVAGAPCPVTVDGRPAAWGAPVRVPGGALLDIGAARSGVRGYVAFSGGVTVEPVLGSRSTDLLSGLGPPPLANGTVLPLGRPAGPPARVDVVPHPAPPSELVLRVTLGPRDDWFTDAALRTLTRYPYAVSSASNRIGLRTEGPALERSRAGELPSEGMVLGAVQVPPDGRPVVFLADHPTTGGYPVIAVVHPADLPGAAQAAPGTPLRFVAVRHRR
- a CDS encoding putative hydro-lyase, encoding MNHVTAPDRPSAPAPQGHPSDRPVTLVDPHAHAWTPAQARARFRSGVAGPTAGVAAGHTQANLISVPADWAYDMLLFCQRNPKPCPVLDVTDAGAWTTPLAEGADLRTDLPRYRVWEDGELTAEPTDVTDVWREDLVSFLIGCSFTFESALTGAGVPMRHIEQGRNVSMYVTARACRPAGRVRGPMVVSMRPVPPEHLAAAIRESSLLPAVHGGPVHCGEAAGLGIADLSRPDFGDPVDAEPDDIPVFWACGVTPQAAVMASRPPFAITHAPGQMFLTDARDEQYRVL